atttacatttctgacAAGTACCCAGAGATACTGCTCTGACAGGTACCCAGAGATACTGCTACTGCATGTCTGGGGCCcatattttgagaaccactgtcttagGAAATGTGTGAAGTATAGAAGTGCAATTAACAGATCTTTCTGCTTCAGGGGGTGAACCTCTACATTAAGAACTTGGATGACACCATTGATGATGAGAAGTTAAGGAAAGAGTTTTCTCCTTTTGGATCAATCACCAGTGCTAAGGTATTTTATAATGAGATGTGGGGATTGAAAGCAGAAGTTGTAAACTTGCAGAGGTTTATTGCATTTGTTTCATTGAAGGAGTAGGATctaaattttgttcatttctgagaGTAGCTACCACATTCATCTAGCAGATTCCTCCTGGCATTCGGTTACCCATCTGAGTATATGCTCTGGAGAATGACATTTCGTTAGGTTAACATTGCACTGTCTCCCAAGTACTGGGATGTGGAGATGCATCTGATTCAGtccctccctgccagcccccCAAGAGCACCTGAATCTTTCCCATTCTTTGCTGCTTTGTGCTGGTGTGGGGACAGATGGTGCCACAGCATGAGCAGAGGAAATCCAGACGGGTTGTCTTCCATTTGTCTTGAGGCCTGTCTCTACAACTCTGCCACACTTCTTCCTTGAACGAAGGTGTTTGAGGATTTTGGAGCTGGGGTTGGGAACTTCCATCTGGTGTCCTAAAGAAGGAGAGGGGAGTGGAAAGTTTGTTTTTCCGCGTTTTGCAATGTGCATCATCTGCTTGATTTCCTTTGATAATCGTAGCAACTGAGTTAGCTGGGGGAGTAAGTACAAACCCCCTTGTGACGATAAGGAGTTGAGTCCTTGAGCAAGAGATTGCTGGTTAGGTGAGGATGTTGTATTGTGTGTCCTTAGTGCTTTGGGTGTGTGGTGGGCACTGATGGCATTGGAAAGTTTTGGGGCATAGCCTGATGCAGACTCTATGCCTGCTCCACAGAGGTGAGGCAGATGTCACAGAGTCCTCCAGGGGATGAGGAAGGAGGCCAGCGGGCCGGTAAAGACTTAGTGACCCTGCCCTGGCCCTTAGCTTGTCACTCACAACCCAGGAGCATTATCAGTGGTCGCAGGGCGTTGGCCAGAAGCCACCCCCAGGAATTTCCTCAATTCTTCACCCCCGTGACGGGCCTCCAGCAGCGCAAGGAATGATAGTCTCTCCTAGCGGACCAGCacaggagtcaagatggcatttGCAAGAAGAGAGCAGAAGAaccgtatcttttttttttttttttttttttttttttttttttggtggtacgcgggcctctcacggttgtggtctctcccgttgcggagcacaggctctggacgcacaggctcagtggccatggctcacgggcccagccgctccgcggcatgtgggatcctcccggaccggggcacgaacccgtgtcccctgcgtcggcaggcggattctcaaccactgcgccaccagggaagcccagaactgtaTCTTGAAGTTTCCCGGCACCGTGCCCCAGATCAAGGTGTCACATCACTTTCACACACCTTACTGGTCCACCTCGTTGGTAGACAGGTGTTGGGTTGATACACATCTTTACTCCCATGTCCTCCACTTCAGGAGGCTCACCAGGCGGTGAGCTAAGACATGAGTGAGATGTAGAGATTACAGAGCGAGGCTAGAATCCAGCTGCTTGTCTCCCGGCTGGCTGTAGTTCTGCTGTGTTTATTCCCATTGAATTAATGGTGGCAGTCATTGATTTTATGACTCCTGCCCACATGTGGTATTTCAAAAGCGTGTCCTAACCTTGGCTAAGAGCTTACTAAGTTTTGTTCAGCAAGGTCTTGGGCAGATGAGTTTTACGAATAAATTGCTTGATGCTAATGTCCAGATCTATGTGAGTTCCCAGAGATAGCTATGCTTCTAGGTACGAGGAAACATCTTTGGGTTCTTGGTTCAACCATTAGCCATATCACAGTATTTGGGAACTTTAGAGTCACCTGGGGATCTAAAAAGGAAAATGCTTAGTTTCTCCCTTTAGAGTTTGTGATTCAGTTGGTGACTTAGTTGGTCTGGGGTCCATCGTAGGACTGGACTGTGAAGCCCTGACCTAGACCTGGTAACTCTGGCAGTGGAACCCAGGTTTCAACACACAGATGCCTTTGTCCTAAGTGGCTGGTCTCATTTTGTAGGTGATGCTGGAGGATGGGAGAAGCAAAGGGTTTGGCTTTGTCTGCTTCTCATCCCCTGAAGAGGCAACCAAAGCAGTCACGGAGATGAACGGACGCATCGTGGGCTCCAAGCCACTCTATGTCGCCCTGgcccagagaaaagaagagagaaaggctCACCTGACCAACCAGTATATGCAGCGGGTGGCCGGGATGAGAGCGCTCCCCGCCAATGCCATCTTAAATCAGTTCCAGCCTGCAGCTGGGGGCTACTTTGTGCCAGCAGTTCCACAGGTGGGTCTGCAGTATGCTCGTGTCTCCTTGGAACCTGCCTGCTGACAGCTGCTCCTATAGTCCACAGTGGTTGGGGAGAGGGATTTTTGGGTATTGGAGTTCTAGAATGTCACAGTAAAGATCCTTCAAATAAAACGAGGAAGGACTTAACTCGTGGTTGTGCACACACAGTGGCAGGGGTAGAGTAAAAGAGTCCCTGTTAACTGGCTGTCCCTCCCCCAAGCTCTTGAGTAGAGAGCGCATCTGTCCTGAATTATTAGCCTAGGGCCTGGTAGTGAGATGAGGTGAGATGAGATACTTCTTTAGTGTGGCTTCAGGTCCTTAAATCAAAGGGCTTGGCTGCTCTTTCTTACAGGCTCAGGGAAGACCTCCATATTACACACCTAACCAGTTAGCACAGATGAGGCCTAATCCACGCTGGCAGCAAGGTGGGAGACCTCAAGGTAGGTGGTGGGGAACAGTTATTTGATCACCCAGGATGTACCTGTCCTGGcttcccctgcctcccctccctgccccctctgaGGCACAGCCTAGGTTCGGCTGTGTCGTTCATCAGTGACGTGCATTTTTTGTCTCTTCGCCAGGCTTCCAAGGAATGCCAAGTGCTATACGCCAGTCTGGGCCTCGTCCAGCTCTTCGCCACCTGGCTCCAACTGGTAATGCTCCGGCCTCTCGTGGCCTTCCTACTACCGCTCAGAGAGTCGGTGAGCAAACTGGCCTTGAAGTGTGGCCCGGGGAGGAGGGAGTCAGGACGACTAGGCTCTGCGCAGGGTTGGTCAGTTCGTTGGGCTCACCGTGTGGTCCGGTCCTGGTTTTGTACTCTTAGCTGTGTGCTTAGGTGGGTACTTAAGGAGCAGGGAAACAATATGAGTTCTGAGTGTTGGTTCCTTTTAAGATTCTTTGCCTCATCGGTGACTCATGTGAACAAGGTTAATTGTAGAAATTTGTTAGCTGAATGACAACAGAGGCAGCCTGTTCTTTGGGTGGGGTTGGGAGATTCAAGGGACTTTTTTGCAGATTATGTCCTGTGTTCCAAGAGGTGGCAAGAGTTGTATGTTTTCTGTTGGCTCTTCCTCGAAAGTAGCGGTAGCGGCCCCATGTGTGATGTGTGCTGTATGAACATGCTTTGGAATTGCTCCTTCCGTGGGACGTGGCCACTTGGACATCTGCTGCCAACACTGATGTGCATTTGCTGGTCTGTTGTAGGGTCTGAGTGCCCGGACCGCTTGGCTATGGACTTTGGTGGGGCTGGTGCCGCCCAGCAAGGGCTGACTGACAGCTGCCAGTCTGGAGGTGGTATTGGATGCACACAGAATGGGGAAAGATGGGATTTGACGGGTCTTTGCCCAGACCGATGGGCTTTAATTTTACTTGTCCTTTTCCTAAGGTGTTCCCACAGCTGTGCAGAACCTAGCGCCTCGTGCCGCTGTTGCTGCCGCTGCTCCTCGGGCTGTTGCACCTTACAAATACGCCTCCAGTGTCCGCAGCCCTCACCCCGCCATCCAGCCCCTGCAGGTGAGGTCCACCAAACAGAACCCTAGAAGGGTCCCCCCCGCTTCCACATGATTCAAAAGCTGCCTTGCTTGGATTCCCTCAACAGGTATTAAATGCCTGCTGTGTCAGGGAGCCGTGTCCCATGTGGTGACCCTGCCCTTGGGGGACTCTCTTGTGGGAGATAAGGGGCTTGCAAGAGTTCTTCTGATAACGGTTGACTCAGCAATGCCCCAGAGGAGGCAGCTGCGCTTCCTGCTCTCCTCGTTACCACGTGCATGGGCTCTCAGCTCTTAGAAGCTTCCATTTCACTTTCACATCCAGTGGTCGAGTTTATCCTTAGCTGCTCTTCCCAGGTGACTGGGTGGGAAAGAACATCTTAGATGAAAGGTTCATCTTCAGAGGTATTAGGCTGGGTGGAGGAATTGGACCTGGATCTCAGGTTCTCTAAGCTGGAGCTGCTATCTTCTAGAGTTGTGCCTCTTAGGCAGGCCAAGCAGCGAGGTTGTGGCAGAACTCTGCAGTTTGGTTGGAGGAGCTGTGCTGGGCCTTGCTTCCTCCTGCTCTGTGCTCTAAGTTGGAAATTTCCCAGAACTTGGCACCGTGAGAAATATTTTTGCCTGTAAGGCCCTACATTTAGGACTGTGACTGGTGTTGACATTGTGTGTTGACGGTGCTCAGCAttttaatacaataaaaacaTGCGGCGGTTCAGTAAAAGTGATAGAGGCTGTAATTATAAGCATTTTCCTATTCATGTTCTTCGACCCAGTCTCTACTGGGAATTCACCCTAAAGGAAAACTAACTTTCAGGAAACGGCTACACATACAAATGTTCACAGTACCTTATTTATTAACAAGGCTTCAATGTTTTGGGCAGCCTTGGGTAAATTATGATCATTGTAGCCTTGAGTAAAGTAAAATCATTTGGTAAATGATTGTGTAGCACTGTAGGTTTTTCTCagtcatttcccttctcttcgAATAGCATGTGGCATTTTAACTGTGGTTGGTTGTGTTTTTTGCTCACACCACTCTGTTCCTCTCCCTCAATCCCCAAGACTGCATTCAGTTCCCTGACAGCAAAGACAACTACCTCCTTCTCTTTAACTCAGTAGACTCGAGTGGTTGGGCACATGACCACTGTCACTGTACTTACCCGGGTGCTAACCCGCCGCCTCTCCTGGTTCCCAGGCACCCCAGCCTGCGGTCCACGTGCAGGGGCAGGAGCCACTGACCGCCTCCATGCTGGCCGCAGCACCCCCGCAGGAACAGAAACAGATGCTGGGTGAGTGACCCACGTGCTTGCAGAAGAGGGGGCCAGAGCTGCTACTGACCTGGACACCAGCGTCCGTTCTCTACTGGGATGCCACTGGGTTTTTCACGGAATACCTTCCCACAGGTGAACGTTTGTTCCCGCTCACCCAGACGATGCACTCAAACCTGGCTGGGAAGATTACGGGGATGCTGCTGGAGATTGACAACTCGGAGCTGCTGCACATGCTGGAGTCCCCCGAGTCTCTCCGCTCCAAGGTAAGCAGGTTCCCAGACCCTCGCGGCTTCCGCTTACTCGGCTCAGGAGGACAGGGGGTGGCCTTGGACGCCCAGGGGCGGCAGAGAGAAGGGTCTGCTGCCCTGTGACCTCCTCGTGCCTTGCCTGTGACCTGAGGGCTGCTGGCGCGTGGGTATCTGGAAAAGCGGCCAGcaccaggagaggccaccgcTGGGCCTGGGCGCCAGGGAGGGGCGGAGGGGCTCTCCTCAGATGTCACTGACCACCTGGAGTTTCTCACAGGTGGATGAAGCTGTGGCGGTCCTACAGGCTCATCACGCCAAGAAAGAAGCTGCCCAGAAGGTGGGCGCTGTTGCTGCTGCTACCTCTTAGACAAGGACAAACCGTATGTTTGGCTCTTTTTATTACCTGCAATGGTTATGACTCTTGAACATCTCCCTGAAAGATTAGGGGCAATGTATATGTAGAGCCATGTTTCTGTCCCTTAACCTGATAACTTGGGCAGGCTGTCACCTGGGTTTTTTCTGTCACCTGGATAAGTTAATATGGAAAAAAGAGAGTCCTGGTGGTAAATTAGAAGACACAGACAACAGTTTTCTCCATAAAGAGCACCTGGTTAGGTCTTTCTCAAGAATCACCTTGTTCATCTCGaataatggtggatatatgagGCATTGTCATAATCCGATCCCACAGCCTCATTTCTATGAGCATCTCCCTAGTTTGGCTTGAGGTTGTGAGGTCAGTTGTGTGGCATCCACAGGTTAGCTCTGGAAACACAGCAGGCAGAGGCCTTGgtgtgagagtgagagagacacACCTGGCTACATTTACAAGGTGTGTTCCCGTCGACTTCTGCATTTGGGGGTCAGGGCCTCTGTCTGCAGGGACTTGGGGCAGTGAAGCTTAACTAGGACCTCTGACGAGGACTGGTGGTTGCCTccagatggagaaaagagaggaccAAATGAACATGGGCAGAGAGGCAAGGGAAAAGAGCACATGGTAAGGGCCAGAGCTCGTGTGTTGGTAGGGCTTGACTTGGCATAGTCATAGCTTCTTGTCAGGGATCTGAGCCCCTGTCATTTGGAGTTTAAGCAAGGATGGCCAGGAAGGGTCAAGGGTGGGGCCTTACATACAAGTAGCCTCGAAGGCACTGGTTCTTAACCAGGGGTGCCTTCTCAGAGGACATTTgccaatatctggagacatttttggttgtcacagctgggaaTATTACTGGCATCTAGTTGGGTAGagtccagggatgctgctaaacgtCCTGCAGTACACAGGCCACAGCCCCCACAGGATTATCTGGGCCAAATGTCAGTGGGCACCAAGGCTGAGACCCTGCTCTATAGTACTATATCAGAGATTCTGGTGAGTCTCTGGGGTTTTTTGGATTATG
This sequence is a window from Physeter macrocephalus isolate SW-GA chromosome 3, ASM283717v5, whole genome shotgun sequence. Protein-coding genes within it:
- the PABPC4 gene encoding polyadenylate-binding protein 4 codes for the protein MNAAASSYPMASLYVGDLHSDVTEAMLYEKFSPAGPVLSIRVCRDMITRRSLGYAYVNFQQPADAERALDTMNFDVIKGKPIRIMWSQRDPSLRKSGVGNVFIKNLDKSIDNKALYDTFSAFGNILSCKVVCDENGSKGYAFVHFETQEAADKAIEKMNGMLLNDRKVFVGRFKSRKEREAELGAKAKEFTNVYIKNFGEEVDDESLKELFSQFGKTLSVKVMRDTSGKSKGFGFVSYEKHEDANKAVEEMNGKEISGKVIFVGHAQKKVERQAELKRKFEQLKQERISRLLGVNLYIKNLDDTIDDEKLRKEFSPFGSITSAKVMLEDGRSKGFGFVCFSSPEEATKAVTEMNGRIVGSKPLYVALAQRKEERKAHLTNQYMQRVAGMRALPANAILNQFQPAAGGYFVPAVPQAQGRPPYYTPNQLAQMRPNPRWQQGGRPQGFQGMPSAIRQSGPRPALRHLAPTGSECPDRLAMDFGGAGAAQQGLTDSCQSGGVPTAVQNLAPRAAVAAAAPRAVAPYKYASSVRSPHPAIQPLQAPQPAVHVQGQEPLTASMLAAAPPQEQKQMLGERLFPLTQTMHSNLAGKITGMLLEIDNSELLHMLESPESLRSKVDEAVAVLQAHHAKKEAAQKVGAVAAATS